In Thermus caldifontis, a single genomic region encodes these proteins:
- a CDS encoding RrF2 family transcriptional regulator encodes MWVSTKAQYGLRALVEIGLRAPEAVPLKEVAEAQGISQHYLEQIAAQLRRSGFIRSVRGAKGGYRLARPPEKVTALEVVESLEGSLAPVSCIEDPEACAKVGQCSTELLWKRVDLAMRQVLGGTTLKDLIEERKLIEAKRLIQLQPTG; translated from the coding sequence ATGTGGGTGTCCACGAAGGCCCAGTACGGCCTCAGGGCCCTGGTGGAGATCGGCCTCAGGGCTCCCGAGGCGGTGCCCCTCAAGGAGGTGGCCGAGGCCCAGGGCATCAGCCAGCACTACCTGGAGCAGATCGCCGCCCAGCTCAGGCGCTCGGGGTTCATCCGCTCCGTGCGGGGGGCCAAGGGGGGGTACCGCCTGGCCCGTCCGCCCGAAAAGGTGACGGCCCTGGAGGTGGTGGAGTCCTTGGAGGGAAGCCTGGCGCCCGTGTCCTGCATTGAGGACCCCGAAGCCTGCGCCAAGGTGGGGCAGTGCTCCACGGAACTCCTTTGGAAGCGGGTGGACCTGGCCATGCGCCAGGTCTTAGGGGGAACCACCCTGAAAGACCTCATTGAGGAGCGGAAGCTCATTGAGGCCAAGCGCCTCATCCAGCTCCAGCCCACGGGTTAG
- the ruvB gene encoding Holliday junction branch migration DNA helicase RuvB, whose amino-acid sequence MHPDLALRPKTLDEYIGQERLKKKLRVYLEAAKARGEPLEHLLLFGPPGLGKTTLAHVIAHELGVNLRVTSGPAIEKPGDLAAILANSLEEGDILFIDEIHRLSRQAEEHLYPAMEDFKMDIVIGQGPAARTIRLELPRFTLIGATTRPGLITAPLRSRFGIVEHLEYYSLEELSEGVRRDARLLGIAITEEAALEIAKRSRGTMRVAKRLFRRVRDFAQVAGEETITRERALEALNALGLDELGLEKRDREILETLILRFGGGPVGLQTLATAISEDPGTLEEVHEPYLIQQGLLKRTPRGRVATERAYRHLGYPPPVEPLL is encoded by the coding sequence GTGCACCCGGACCTCGCCCTAAGGCCCAAGACCCTGGACGAGTACATCGGCCAGGAGAGGTTGAAGAAGAAACTAAGGGTCTACCTCGAGGCCGCCAAGGCCCGGGGCGAACCCCTGGAGCACCTTCTCCTCTTCGGGCCCCCTGGCCTCGGCAAGACCACCCTGGCCCACGTGATCGCCCACGAGCTGGGGGTAAACCTGCGCGTCACCTCGGGGCCCGCCATTGAGAAGCCCGGGGATCTGGCCGCCATCCTGGCCAACTCCCTGGAGGAAGGGGACATCCTCTTCATCGACGAGATCCACCGCTTGAGCCGACAGGCGGAGGAACACCTTTACCCGGCCATGGAGGACTTCAAGATGGACATCGTCATCGGCCAGGGGCCTGCGGCCCGCACCATCCGCCTGGAGCTTCCCCGCTTCACCTTGATCGGGGCCACCACCCGCCCGGGCCTCATCACCGCCCCCTTGAGGAGCCGGTTCGGCATCGTGGAGCACCTAGAGTACTACTCCTTGGAGGAGCTTTCCGAGGGGGTTAGGCGGGATGCGAGGCTCTTGGGGATCGCCATCACTGAGGAAGCCGCTCTGGAGATCGCCAAAAGGAGCCGGGGGACCATGCGGGTGGCCAAACGGCTTTTCCGACGGGTGCGGGACTTCGCCCAGGTGGCGGGGGAGGAAACCATCACCCGGGAACGGGCCTTGGAAGCCTTAAATGCCTTGGGACTGGACGAGCTGGGCCTGGAGAAGCGGGACCGGGAGATCCTGGAAACCCTGATCCTTCGCTTCGGCGGCGGCCCGGTGGGTCTGCAAACCCTGGCCACCGCCATCTCCGAGGATCCAGGCACCCTGGAAGAAGTCCATGAACCGTACCTCATCCAGCAGGGCCTCCTGAAGCGCACCCCCCGGGGAAGGGTGGCCACGGAACGGGCCTACCGCCACCTGGGCTACCCCCCTCCCGTGGAACCCCTCCTTTAG
- a CDS encoding DUF4388 domain-containing protein: MVRATLEELDLAELLKVLADHRKSAAVTFRGRLYGRIHLLHGRILYARTEPGPHLGEYLVRLGHLSLDEVQELVERQGRENPGTPLGALALELGLIEEEELKEALEAQVLEALATLLGEKEGEILAEPLGEGSQVALPQTLETKATLLEAARRLDEWRQGQVDPHEVFHLVEDPTRHPLSPEAWAVLELLDGVRRARSVALLSGLPEEQVYHILFELKSRGLIRPSTLLADDPLVLVLAESGVVRRLLLYLLEAHRYRVQLPLDLEMALRLLKERPKAIILQGERALETARRLRGHPEGKLASLYLVSETPPGLLFRPLRVLHLPKPLKAQEVLKALAPLRRGGS, from the coding sequence ATGGTAAGGGCTACCCTGGAGGAACTGGACCTAGCGGAACTTCTGAAGGTCCTGGCCGACCACCGTAAAAGCGCCGCGGTCACCTTCCGGGGGCGCCTCTATGGCCGGATCCATCTCCTTCACGGGCGCATCCTATACGCCCGCACCGAACCGGGACCCCACCTGGGGGAGTACCTGGTGCGCCTTGGCCACCTTTCTCTGGATGAGGTTCAAGAACTGGTGGAGCGCCAGGGGCGGGAAAACCCGGGAACCCCCTTGGGGGCCTTAGCCCTGGAACTGGGCCTCATCGAGGAGGAGGAGCTTAAGGAGGCCCTCGAGGCCCAGGTCCTCGAGGCCCTGGCCACCCTCCTGGGGGAGAAGGAGGGGGAGATCCTGGCCGAGCCCCTTGGGGAAGGAAGCCAGGTGGCCCTTCCCCAGACCCTGGAAACCAAGGCTACCCTTCTGGAAGCAGCCCGGCGCCTGGACGAGTGGCGCCAGGGCCAGGTGGATCCCCACGAGGTCTTCCACCTGGTGGAGGACCCCACCCGCCATCCCCTGAGCCCGGAGGCCTGGGCGGTGCTGGAACTCCTGGACGGGGTGCGCCGGGCGCGAAGCGTGGCCTTGCTTTCCGGCCTCCCGGAGGAGCAGGTTTACCACATCCTCTTTGAGCTGAAAAGCCGGGGGCTGATCCGCCCTTCCACCCTGCTGGCGGACGACCCCCTGGTCCTGGTGTTGGCGGAAAGCGGGGTGGTGAGGCGGCTCCTCCTCTACCTCCTGGAGGCCCACCGCTACCGGGTGCAGCTCCCCTTGGACCTGGAGATGGCCCTCCGCCTTCTCAAAGAGAGGCCCAAGGCCATCATCCTCCAAGGGGAAAGGGCCTTGGAAACAGCCCGAAGGCTTAGGGGCCACCCCGAGGGCAAGCTGGCCTCCTTGTACCTGGTGAGCGAAACCCCGCCGGGGCTTCTCTTCCGCCCCCTTAGGGTCCTGCACCTTCCCAAACCCCTAAAGGCCCAGGAGGTGCTGAAGGCCCTGGCCCCCTTAAGGCGCGGGGGAAGCTAG
- a CDS encoding metal ABC transporter permease — protein MLEALGYPFFQRALLAGLLVSLLSGFLSPFVVQRRLSFLGDGLAHAAFAGVALGLFLRGEPLWFALPFTFLVAMAITFVKEKTELSEDTAIGVFFALSVALGAVFLSQARGYVGDAMGYLFGSLLAVGPADFWAMALLLLLALLLLPLWGPLAYATFDRELALSDRVPVVFHDYLLSGFLAVSLVLAVKVVGIILVAAFLVIPGAAARLLSPTFARLTLVSLALSALSTVVGLYLSFLLDWPSGASIVLLQAALFGLAFVKTVFSGRK, from the coding sequence ATGCTTGAGGCCTTAGGCTACCCCTTTTTCCAGCGGGCCCTCTTGGCAGGGCTTCTGGTAAGCCTTCTTTCCGGATTCCTTTCCCCCTTCGTGGTGCAACGCAGGCTTTCCTTCCTGGGGGATGGGCTGGCCCATGCCGCCTTCGCCGGGGTGGCCTTGGGGCTTTTCCTAAGGGGGGAGCCCCTTTGGTTTGCCCTGCCCTTCACCTTCTTGGTGGCCATGGCCATCACCTTCGTGAAGGAGAAGACCGAGCTTTCCGAGGACACCGCCATCGGGGTTTTCTTCGCCCTCTCCGTGGCCCTGGGGGCCGTCTTCCTCTCCCAGGCCCGGGGGTACGTGGGGGACGCCATGGGCTACCTCTTTGGCTCCCTTTTGGCCGTGGGGCCGGCGGACTTTTGGGCCATGGCCCTCCTCCTGCTTTTGGCCCTTCTCCTCCTGCCCCTTTGGGGGCCCCTGGCCTACGCCACCTTTGACCGGGAGCTGGCCCTTTCCGACCGGGTACCGGTGGTCTTCCACGACTACCTCCTCTCCGGCTTCCTGGCCGTGAGCCTGGTGCTGGCGGTGAAGGTGGTGGGGATCATTCTGGTGGCGGCCTTTCTGGTGATCCCCGGGGCGGCGGCCAGGCTCCTAAGCCCCACCTTTGCCCGGCTTACCCTCGTCTCCCTGGCGCTTTCGGCCCTGTCCACGGTGGTGGGGCTCTATCTTTCCTTCCTCCTGGACTGGCCCAGCGGGGCCAGCATCGTGCTGTTGCAGGCGGCCTTGTTCGGCCTGGCTTTTGTGAAAACCGTATTTTCCGGAAGGAAATAA
- the panB gene encoding 3-methyl-2-oxobutanoate hydroxymethyltransferase, which translates to MRRTVKDFRHAKGQRLVYLTAYDYPTARLAASAGVDAILVGDSLGMVVLGYPSTVPVTLEEMLHHTKAARRGAPDTFLVADLPYLSYATLDRALASAERLMKEGGADAVKLEGGEEVAEIVLGLTRAGVPVLGHVGLTPQTASQLGGYKLQGKRPEEAERILKGALALEEAGAYGVVLEMVPTGLAKEVTERLSVHTIGIGAGPYTDAQVLVFHDVVGLYGEFKPRFVKRYLEGGRLFQEALSRFVQEVREGVFPDEEHSF; encoded by the coding sequence GTGCGCCGGACGGTAAAAGACTTTCGCCATGCGAAGGGCCAAAGGCTCGTCTACCTCACCGCCTACGACTACCCCACGGCCCGCCTAGCGGCAAGCGCGGGGGTGGACGCCATCCTGGTGGGGGATTCCCTGGGCATGGTGGTGCTGGGCTACCCCTCCACGGTTCCCGTCACCCTGGAGGAGATGCTCCACCACACCAAGGCGGCCCGGCGGGGCGCCCCGGATACCTTTTTGGTGGCGGACCTACCCTATCTTTCCTACGCCACCTTGGACCGGGCGCTGGCTTCCGCGGAAAGGCTTATGAAAGAAGGTGGGGCGGATGCGGTGAAGCTGGAGGGCGGGGAGGAGGTGGCGGAGATCGTCCTGGGGCTCACCCGGGCGGGGGTGCCGGTCCTGGGCCACGTGGGCCTTACCCCCCAGACGGCAAGCCAGCTTGGGGGCTACAAGCTTCAGGGGAAGCGTCCTGAGGAGGCCGAGCGCATCCTCAAAGGGGCCTTGGCCCTGGAGGAGGCGGGGGCCTATGGGGTGGTGCTGGAGATGGTGCCCACGGGCCTGGCCAAGGAGGTCACGGAGAGGCTATCCGTCCACACCATCGGCATTGGGGCCGGGCCTTATACGGACGCCCAGGTCCTGGTCTTTCACGACGTGGTGGGGCTTTATGGGGAGTTCAAGCCCCGGTTCGTGAAGCGGTACCTGGAGGGGGGAAGGCTTTTCCAAGAGGCCCTATCCCGATTTGTCCAGGAGGTGCGGGAGGGGGTTTTCCCCGACGAGGAGCATAGCTTCTGA
- a CDS encoding FAD-dependent oxidoreductase has product MSPSREELWEGLKGPLDLLILGGGATGAGVLWEATLRGLRAALVEAGDFGMGTSSRSTKLLHGGVRYLELAFKEGNPKQLRLVREALRERKVVMALAPHLARPLTLLTPLFRPLEVPYYWVGLKLYDLLAGARRLAPSRYASPKEVRVLFPDLPPTLGGILYGDGQFADHRLNLALILSALSRKAVALNYAEAAGFLLREGRVRGAVVKDRLTGKEVEVWAQAVVNATGPQADRVRRLLDPHLPPLLTPSSGAHLVLDYPLKAGLLLPRTRDGRVLFLLPWQGRALLGTTDLPAEARACPLPREEEVAYLLEEIRPYLGDLSDRVLAAWAGLRPLVGKGETKRLVRDHLIVEEKGLYTLTGGKWTTFRLMALDLVERLAKDLSLHLPPSPSQRTPLLGAGPRPFLPVPEEVAAHLYGHYGTLAGEVVALGDRPLLPGLPYLEGEVVYAVREELAQRPLDVLARRLGLALLDRKKAEEALPRVVDLMAPLLGWDEPTREALLSEARRALPALC; this is encoded by the coding sequence ATGAGCCCAAGCCGCGAGGAGCTTTGGGAAGGGCTCAAAGGGCCTTTGGACCTCCTGATCCTGGGGGGTGGGGCCACGGGGGCGGGGGTGTTGTGGGAGGCCACCCTGAGGGGCCTACGGGCGGCCTTGGTGGAGGCGGGGGACTTCGGCATGGGTACCAGCAGCCGCTCCACCAAGCTGCTCCACGGGGGGGTGCGCTACCTGGAGCTGGCCTTCAAGGAAGGGAACCCCAAGCAGCTCCGCCTGGTGCGGGAGGCCCTCCGCGAGCGAAAGGTGGTGATGGCCCTGGCCCCCCACCTGGCCAGGCCTTTGACCCTCCTCACCCCCCTCTTCCGCCCCTTGGAGGTGCCTTACTACTGGGTGGGCCTCAAGCTCTACGACCTCCTGGCGGGGGCAAGACGCCTTGCCCCAAGCCGCTACGCTTCCCCCAAGGAGGTGAGGGTCCTTTTCCCCGACCTCCCCCCCACCTTGGGGGGCATCCTCTACGGGGATGGCCAGTTCGCCGACCATCGCCTGAACCTGGCCCTTATCCTCTCCGCCCTAAGCCGGAAGGCGGTGGCCCTCAACTACGCGGAGGCCGCAGGCTTTCTTCTGAGGGAGGGGAGGGTGCGGGGCGCGGTGGTGAAGGACCGCCTTACGGGCAAGGAGGTGGAGGTCTGGGCCCAGGCGGTGGTGAACGCCACCGGGCCCCAGGCGGACCGGGTGCGCCGCCTGTTGGATCCCCACCTTCCCCCCCTCCTCACCCCCTCCAGCGGGGCCCACCTGGTCCTGGACTACCCCTTAAAGGCAGGCCTCCTCCTCCCCAGGACGCGGGATGGCCGGGTCCTCTTTCTCCTGCCCTGGCAGGGCCGGGCCCTTCTGGGCACCACCGACCTCCCCGCCGAGGCCAGGGCCTGCCCTCTTCCCCGGGAGGAGGAGGTGGCCTACCTCCTGGAGGAGATCCGGCCCTACCTGGGGGACCTATCGGACAGGGTCCTGGCCGCCTGGGCGGGCCTCAGGCCCCTGGTGGGGAAAGGGGAGACCAAAAGGCTGGTGCGGGACCACCTCATCGTGGAGGAAAAGGGGCTTTACACCCTCACCGGGGGCAAGTGGACCACCTTCCGCCTCATGGCCTTGGACCTAGTGGAACGCCTGGCCAAGGACCTCTCCCTCCACCTTCCCCCCTCCCCAAGCCAGCGCACCCCCCTCCTTGGGGCGGGGCCCAGGCCTTTCCTGCCCGTGCCGGAGGAGGTGGCGGCGCACCTCTATGGCCACTACGGCACCCTGGCGGGGGAGGTGGTGGCCCTGGGGGATCGGCCCCTCCTCCCTGGGCTTCCCTACCTGGAGGGGGAGGTGGTCTATGCCGTAAGGGAGGAGCTAGCGCAAAGGCCTTTGGACGTGCTGGCCCGCAGGCTGGGCCTGGCCCTTCTGGACCGCAAAAAGGCGGAGGAGGCCCTGCCCCGGGTGGTGGACCTCATGGCCCCCCTCCTGGGATGGGATGAGCCTACAAGGGAGGCCCTTCTTTCCGAGGCCAGAAGGGCCCTTCCTGCCCTTTGCTAG
- a CDS encoding metal ABC transporter ATP-binding protein: protein MLALEVHHLSVRFGEFQALEGVSLKVPEGAFVAIVGPNGAGKSTLLKAILGLVPFRGEVRVLGRPLAETDPLWFGYVPQIKTFDRSFPALSLELVATGLRRRWPFRLSPGDKEEALAALRRVGAQDLAFRPLGRLSGGQLQRVYLARALIRKPKILLLDEPATGVDRVGEVDLYRYLEAYQEESGATVLMITHDWEAAHHASHVLVMNRRVVGFGPPERALSEECLRQAFGHLGHAHGLYLGGGHA, encoded by the coding sequence GTGTTGGCCCTCGAGGTCCACCACCTGTCCGTGCGCTTCGGGGAGTTCCAGGCCCTGGAGGGTGTCAGCCTGAAGGTGCCAGAGGGGGCCTTCGTGGCCATCGTGGGCCCCAACGGGGCGGGGAAGAGCACCCTTTTAAAGGCCATCCTGGGCCTGGTGCCTTTCCGGGGTGAGGTTCGGGTCCTGGGGCGCCCCCTGGCGGAAACCGATCCCCTGTGGTTCGGCTACGTGCCCCAGATCAAGACCTTTGACCGCTCCTTCCCTGCCCTTTCCCTGGAGCTGGTGGCCACGGGGCTAAGGCGGCGCTGGCCCTTTCGCCTTTCCCCAGGGGATAAGGAGGAGGCCCTGGCGGCCTTGAGGCGGGTGGGAGCCCAGGATTTGGCCTTCCGCCCCCTAGGCCGGCTTTCCGGGGGGCAGCTCCAGCGGGTCTATCTGGCCCGGGCCCTGATCCGTAAGCCTAAAATCCTCCTTCTGGACGAGCCTGCCACCGGGGTGGACCGGGTGGGGGAGGTGGACCTGTACCGGTACCTGGAGGCCTACCAGGAGGAGTCAGGGGCCACGGTGCTCATGATCACCCACGACTGGGAGGCGGCCCACCACGCCAGCCACGTCCTGGTGATGAACCGGAGGGTGGTGGGCTTCGGTCCCCCGGAAAGGGCCCTCAGCGAGGAGTGCCTGCGCCAGGCCTTCGGCCACCTGGGCCATGCCCACGGGCTATACCTGGGGGGTGGGCATGCTTGA
- the ftsH gene encoding ATP-dependent zinc metalloprotease FtsH produces MPQRINPFTLIFLLLLGYLAYTAFTGPPAPTLSYTEFRKLVREGRVAEVVLEETRILGTLKEPERFPTPQGGSQVARRFAVPLPPAQVADPELLRFLEENGVKIVTKPPSFWPQFLLYLGPTVLLILFFWFFFMRAQGGAGQVMQFGQSRAKLYGKEKQVNTTFKDVAGHEEAKRELMEVVDFLKHPKKYLELGAEIPKGVLLVGPPGTGKTLLARAVAGEAGVPFFSVSASEFMEMFVGVGASRVRSLFEDARRNAPSIIFIDELDSIGRKRGAGIGGGHDEREQTLNQILSEMDGFEKDTSVIVLAATNRPDILDPALLRPGRFDRQVVVGLPALEERRDVLLVHMRGKPIAEEVDALELAHLTPGFSGADLKNLVNEAALLAARDGARQIRKEHFLKALDKIVLGLERPALKLSEEEKRAVAYHEAGHAVVGEVLPHADKTEKVSIVPRGMALGARWSKPEERVLVSKDHLMDELAVLMAGRVAEELFTGTVTTGAQDDFKRATQIAKRMVLDWGMGEHFRNIAWGSDSGPIFLGEEIAKKKDHSEETARLIDQDIRKILDEAYAKARQVLMEHAPAMHRIAEELLREETIPGERVRAILKETQAVQKASEEGA; encoded by the coding sequence TTGCCGCAGCGGATCAACCCTTTCACCCTGATCTTTTTGCTCCTTCTAGGCTATCTGGCCTATACCGCCTTCACCGGCCCTCCAGCCCCCACCCTTTCCTACACCGAGTTTCGCAAGCTGGTACGGGAAGGCAGGGTGGCCGAGGTGGTCCTGGAGGAAACCCGCATCCTGGGCACCCTTAAGGAGCCGGAACGCTTCCCCACCCCCCAAGGGGGGAGCCAGGTGGCCAGGCGCTTCGCCGTGCCCCTGCCCCCCGCCCAAGTGGCCGACCCCGAGCTTCTTCGCTTTTTGGAGGAAAACGGGGTCAAGATCGTCACCAAACCCCCCTCCTTCTGGCCCCAGTTCCTCCTCTACCTGGGCCCCACGGTCCTCCTCATCCTCTTTTTCTGGTTTTTCTTCATGCGGGCCCAAGGCGGGGCCGGCCAGGTGATGCAGTTCGGGCAGAGCCGGGCCAAGCTTTACGGGAAGGAAAAGCAGGTCAACACCACCTTCAAGGACGTGGCCGGCCACGAGGAGGCCAAGCGGGAACTCATGGAGGTGGTGGATTTCCTGAAGCATCCCAAAAAATACCTGGAGCTGGGGGCGGAGATCCCCAAAGGCGTCCTCCTGGTAGGCCCCCCGGGTACCGGCAAGACCCTCCTCGCCCGGGCGGTGGCAGGGGAGGCCGGAGTGCCCTTCTTCTCCGTTTCCGCCAGCGAGTTCATGGAGATGTTCGTGGGCGTGGGGGCAAGCCGGGTACGAAGCCTCTTTGAGGATGCCCGCAGGAACGCCCCCAGCATCATCTTCATCGACGAGCTGGACTCCATCGGCCGCAAGCGGGGAGCGGGCATAGGTGGCGGCCACGACGAGCGGGAACAGACCCTAAACCAGATCCTTTCCGAGATGGATGGCTTTGAGAAGGACACCTCCGTGATCGTCCTGGCCGCCACCAACCGTCCGGATATCCTGGACCCCGCCCTCCTGCGCCCCGGGCGCTTTGACCGGCAGGTGGTGGTGGGCCTTCCCGCCCTGGAGGAGCGCCGGGACGTCCTCCTGGTCCACATGCGGGGCAAACCCATCGCCGAGGAGGTGGACGCCCTGGAGTTGGCCCACCTCACCCCGGGATTTTCGGGGGCCGACCTCAAGAACCTGGTGAACGAGGCAGCCCTGCTGGCGGCCCGGGACGGCGCTAGGCAAATCCGCAAGGAGCACTTCCTCAAGGCCCTGGACAAGATCGTCTTGGGCCTGGAGCGGCCCGCCCTAAAGCTTTCCGAGGAGGAGAAAAGGGCCGTGGCCTACCACGAGGCGGGGCATGCGGTGGTGGGGGAGGTTCTGCCCCACGCCGACAAAACCGAGAAGGTCTCCATCGTCCCCCGGGGCATGGCCTTGGGCGCCCGCTGGAGCAAGCCGGAGGAAAGGGTCTTGGTCTCCAAGGACCACCTCATGGACGAGCTGGCCGTCCTCATGGCGGGCCGGGTGGCGGAGGAGCTTTTCACCGGCACCGTGACCACCGGAGCCCAGGACGACTTCAAGCGGGCCACCCAGATCGCCAAGCGCATGGTCTTGGACTGGGGCATGGGGGAGCACTTCCGGAACATCGCCTGGGGTTCGGACTCGGGCCCCATCTTCCTGGGAGAGGAGATCGCCAAGAAAAAGGACCACTCCGAGGAAACCGCCCGCCTCATTGACCAGGACATCCGCAAAATCCTAGACGAGGCCTACGCTAAAGCCCGCCAGGTCCTCATGGAGCACGCCCCCGCCATGCATAGGATCGCCGAGGAACTTCTCCGGGAGGAAACCATCCCCGGGGAGCGGGTGCGGGCCATCCTTAAGGAAACGCAGGCGGTGCAGAAGGCCTCGGAGGAAGGCGCCTAG
- a CDS encoding tetratricopeptide repeat protein: MRGVLEALHHGDYDTAIERLTRKALFGSKEEAKEALLLLAEVHSLYGEEGREKAHRALEEAYELGGLEYDPLYRALLGELLALEGRGEGEVRALFLPTEDPRARYHQAQALFYLGRFEEVLRTLREGLPAFLAWRAEGLKGRALERLGRYPEAALAYERGAELALGLERYWLLLDAAAMWVEAGEGERALLALEEASGAVGEEPLEDAATRHYLLARAHLLLDNPNRALEEVREALRREEESGHKAYGTPLLEGQILLRLGRYAEGMAAFREALARAEGVERGYVLHEMGVAALDHGAYLEAEEYLEALLREEGYPYQAQALADLAEALYRQGRYQEAEGMAQRAMHQGAEAAGELILGHIAYDLMHLEEALAHYRKAAELSEEGSREWVGAQEMVVDTLAQLGYRSPEEILARTQAVLPHVHPTDEWHQALLAYRERAEAILREGRRPN, translated from the coding sequence ATGAGGGGGGTCCTCGAGGCCCTGCACCACGGGGATTACGATACCGCCATTGAGCGCCTCACCCGCAAGGCCCTTTTCGGCTCCAAGGAGGAGGCCAAAGAGGCCCTTCTCCTCCTGGCGGAGGTTCACAGCCTCTACGGGGAGGAGGGGCGGGAAAAGGCCCACCGGGCCCTGGAGGAGGCCTACGAGCTTGGGGGGCTGGAGTACGATCCCCTCTACCGGGCCCTTTTGGGGGAGCTTCTGGCCCTCGAGGGCCGGGGGGAGGGGGAGGTGCGGGCCCTGTTCCTCCCCACGGAGGACCCCCGGGCCCGGTACCACCAGGCCCAGGCCCTCTTCTACCTGGGCCGGTTTGAGGAGGTGCTAAGGACCCTTAGGGAAGGGCTTCCCGCCTTTTTGGCCTGGCGGGCGGAGGGGCTTAAGGGAAGGGCCTTGGAGCGGCTTGGCCGCTATCCGGAAGCCGCCTTGGCCTACGAGAGGGGAGCGGAGCTGGCCTTGGGCCTGGAGCGTTACTGGCTCCTTTTGGATGCCGCCGCCATGTGGGTGGAGGCGGGAGAGGGGGAAAGGGCCCTCCTGGCCCTGGAGGAGGCCTCGGGGGCTGTGGGGGAGGAACCCCTCGAGGATGCCGCCACGCGCCACTACCTCCTGGCCCGGGCCCACCTCCTCCTGGATAACCCCAACCGGGCTTTGGAGGAGGTACGGGAGGCTTTGCGACGGGAGGAGGAAAGCGGCCACAAGGCCTACGGCACCCCCCTCCTGGAGGGGCAGATTCTCCTTCGCCTTGGCCGCTACGCCGAGGGCATGGCCGCCTTCCGGGAGGCCTTGGCCCGGGCGGAGGGGGTGGAAAGGGGGTATGTCCTCCACGAGATGGGGGTGGCGGCCCTGGACCACGGGGCCTACCTGGAGGCGGAGGAGTACCTGGAGGCCCTTTTGCGGGAAGAGGGCTACCCCTACCAGGCCCAGGCTCTTGCCGACCTGGCCGAGGCCCTGTACCGCCAGGGGCGGTACCAGGAGGCGGAGGGGATGGCCCAAAGGGCCATGCACCAGGGGGCGGAGGCGGCGGGGGAGCTGATCCTGGGCCATATCGCCTACGACCTCATGCACCTGGAGGAGGCCCTGGCCCATTACCGGAAGGCGGCGGAGCTTTCTGAGGAGGGAAGCCGGGAGTGGGTGGGGGCGCAGGAGATGGTGGTGGACACCCTGGCCCAGCTGGGCTACCGCTCCCCCGAGGAGATCCTGGCCCGCACCCAGGCGGTCCTGCCCCACGTCCACCCCACCGACGAGTGGCACCAGGCCCTCCTGGCCTACCGGGAGCGGGCGGAGGCCATTCTCCGGGAAGGGAGGCGGCCCAACTAG
- a CDS encoding cysteine desulfurase family protein — protein MRIYLDYAATTPLDLEVQEAMRRVEGIFGNPGSIHRFGQEARRVLEGARERIAGLLGVRPREVVFTGSGSEADALALLGVALAKGKGHVVSTEVEHSAVLGALRLLERLGFSVTRLKPDRFGLVHPEQVEEALRPDTILVSVMAANNELGTLYPIREMARIAHAHGVLFHTDAVQAVGQVPFRVDEVGADLVSLSAHKFYGPKGIGALVVRQGVDLVPLVPGKQEGGRRGGTQSPLLAQGMAVALEKALRLLPEESARLLALRRRLEAGLLSLEGVELNGHPDRRLPKLVNVTVKGADGEALLLAMDLLGVAVSSGSACSAGSLEPSHVLLAIGRSPKEARASLRFSLGRYTTEAEVDRAVEAFREAVARARA, from the coding sequence TTGCGGATCTATCTGGATTACGCGGCCACCACGCCCCTGGACCTCGAGGTCCAGGAGGCCATGCGCCGGGTGGAGGGGATTTTTGGTAACCCTGGCAGCATCCACCGCTTTGGCCAGGAGGCCCGGCGGGTGCTGGAAGGGGCCCGGGAGCGGATTGCCGGCCTCCTGGGGGTGCGCCCCCGGGAGGTGGTCTTTACCGGTTCGGGTTCTGAGGCGGATGCCCTGGCCCTCCTGGGGGTGGCCCTGGCCAAGGGGAAGGGGCATGTGGTGAGCACGGAGGTGGAGCACTCCGCGGTTTTGGGGGCTTTGCGGCTTCTTGAGCGCCTGGGCTTTTCCGTGACCCGGCTCAAGCCCGATCGCTTTGGTTTGGTCCACCCCGAGCAGGTGGAGGAGGCCCTCAGGCCCGACACCATCTTGGTGAGCGTCATGGCCGCCAACAACGAGCTTGGCACCCTCTACCCCATCCGGGAGATGGCCAGGATCGCCCACGCCCACGGGGTCCTCTTCCACACCGATGCCGTGCAGGCCGTGGGACAGGTGCCCTTCCGGGTGGACGAGGTGGGAGCGGACCTGGTCTCCTTGAGCGCCCACAAGTTCTATGGCCCTAAGGGGATCGGGGCCTTGGTGGTGCGGCAAGGGGTGGATCTGGTTCCCTTGGTGCCGGGCAAGCAGGAGGGGGGAAGGCGGGGGGGGACGCAAAGCCCCCTTTTGGCCCAGGGGATGGCGGTGGCCCTGGAGAAGGCCCTAAGGCTTTTGCCCGAGGAGTCCGCCCGGCTTCTGGCCTTGCGGAGGCGCCTCGAGGCGGGCCTGCTTTCCCTGGAAGGGGTGGAGCTCAACGGCCACCCCGACCGCCGCCTTCCCAAGCTGGTTAACGTGACGGTGAAGGGAGCGGATGGGGAGGCCCTGCTTCTCGCCATGGACCTCCTCGGGGTGGCGGTCTCCTCGGGCTCGGCGTGTTCTGCGGGGAGCCTCGAGCCCTCCCATGTCCTCCTGGCCATTGGCCGCTCGCCCAAGGAGGCCCGGGCCTCCTTGCGCTTCTCCCTGGGCCGCTACACCACCGAGGCCGAGGTGGACCGGGCGGTGGAGGCTTTCCGGGAAGCGGTGGCCCGGGCGCGGGCCTAA